Part of the Aquicella lusitana genome is shown below.
CGCGCGGATAAGAAGGGCGATACAAAGGCATGGCAAATGCATTTTTAAGTACTTGATCCTTTTTCATAGTAATAACCCTTCCTTAGGCCAATAAAAAAATAGTATATCATGGGAGCATTACCCGTTTTTAGCTGCGAAGGTAATCATGCTCTAGCTCAGACGTTCAGGCACGCTCCGTAATCCATAGGCCAAGTCTTTTTCACCTGCTGTACCTGATTCAATATATTCTGCATCCTGGTTCACACACCAGGTATCGAAACGACGTTGACCCGCTAGAATATTTTTGACAGTCAGCATGGCCGTCATCATGGAGTGATCCTGATTATTGTATTTATGCATGCCGTTACGGCCGATTAAATGCAGGGAAGGAAATTTTTCATCTAATTCACGGCGAATTACTTCCACATGTGTTTGATAATAATTGTCATAAACCGGATAGGCCTTTGTTTGCCTGACCACACAGCCATCAACAATATCATCCAGCGTGGCGAGGCCTAGTTGCACAATTTCCCGCTTGGCTTTCTGAATTAATGCATCATCCGAGGATGTCCAGACATTGTCGCCATCAAAACAAAAGTATTCCATACCGTAACAGCACATATCTTTTTCAGGCACCATATCCGGCGACCAAGATTTAAAATTTTGAATACGCGCCACATCAACCTGCGAATCGTGTACATAAATCCAGTTATCAGTAAATTGTTGCCTGTCTTTTAGAATCAGTACGACAATTAAAAAGTCACGATATTTCAGTTCGTTTGCTGCCGATAAAGCGCCAGATGAAAGCGATGGCGAAAGGTACTGCGTCACTAGATCACGCAACGGTGCGGATGAAATGACATGACTTGCGATGACTTTTGCGCTATTGCCAGCGTTATCGCGATAATGCACGTGCCATTTATTTTCATCTGCATTGTATTCACAACGGTAGACTTCACTTCCCAATAATACCTTACCCCCCTGTTGTTTTATTTTTTCTGCACATGCTTCCCATAACATCCCCGGGCCTTTGCGCGGATAACGAAAAGTATCAATCAATGTCTTGATTGTTTCTTTACTGTTGCGCCTTGACCATCTTTTGGGAATGAGCGCACTGACTACAGCCGAAGACAATGATAATCCTTTGATACGCTGCGCTGCCCAGTCGGCAGAAATCGCATTGCAAGACATGCCCCAGACTTTTTCAGTATATGTTTTAAAAAAAATACTAAAAAGACGCTCCCCAAAATGATTGGTAACCCAATCAGCAAAACTGACTGGCTGTTTAATTGGTATAAGCCGCGCTTTGGCATAAGACAAAACGCAGCGACATGACTCCACCAACCCCAGCTTGCGCAGGGCTTCAAACGCTTTCAACGGATAGGAAAAAAACTGCTTGCGATAAAAAATGCGTGAAGAACGTGGCCGCTCCAGCATGCCATGCGGCAATATTTCAGTCCATAAGGCTTCCACTTCCTGTGCCTTGGAAAAAAAACGATGCCCGCCGATATCAAAACAATAACCCTTGTAAGTAGCGGTCTTGGCAATGCCACCGACGTATACCGGATCCGCTTCCAGAATAGTCACAGAGCGGTTTTCCTTGCTAAGCAGATAT
Proteins encoded:
- a CDS encoding NAD(P)/FAD-dependent oxidoreductase; this encodes MQSEVVIIGAGPAGLTAGYLLSKENRSVTILEADPVYVGGIAKTATYKGYCFDIGGHRFFSKAQEVEALWTEILPHGMLERPRSSRIFYRKQFFSYPLKAFEALRKLGLVESCRCVLSYAKARLIPIKQPVSFADWVTNHFGERLFSIFFKTYTEKVWGMSCNAISADWAAQRIKGLSLSSAVVSALIPKRWSRRNSKETIKTLIDTFRYPRKGPGMLWEACAEKIKQQGGKVLLGSEVYRCEYNADENKWHVHYRDNAGNSAKVIASHVISSAPLRDLVTQYLSPSLSSGALSAANELKYRDFLIVVLILKDRQQFTDNWIYVHDSQVDVARIQNFKSWSPDMVPEKDMCCYGMEYFCFDGDNVWTSSDDALIQKAKREIVQLGLATLDDIVDGCVVRQTKAYPVYDNYYQTHVEVIRRELDEKFPSLHLIGRNGMHKYNNQDHSMMTAMLTVKNILAGQRRFDTWCVNQDAEYIESGTAGEKDLAYGLRSVPERLS